A genomic window from Pseudonocardia broussonetiae includes:
- a CDS encoding SDR family NAD(P)-dependent oxidoreductase, which translates to MSSIDLTGRRALVTGGARGLGAGMAQALTAAGARVMIADVLKDVGEQTAAGLEGGGFVELDVTSDSQWEAAAAHTVAELGGLDILVNNAGIEVTQLLADTDPDEIKKMLEVNILGTMLGIKHGFRTMRPGGAAGGGGSIINIASVAATIAFPAIAGYSATKSGVDRLTRVAAMEAGKLGYGVRVNCLYPGLVATDMGVKLAVETAGLGLFESPDAAVGAVIELTPSGRLGEVSDMADAVVFLASDASRFVNGAGLPVDGGMGM; encoded by the coding sequence ATGAGCTCGATCGATCTGACGGGGAGGCGCGCGCTGGTCACCGGCGGCGCCCGCGGGCTGGGCGCCGGCATGGCGCAGGCCCTCACGGCCGCCGGAGCCAGGGTGATGATCGCCGACGTGCTCAAGGACGTCGGCGAGCAGACCGCCGCGGGCCTGGAGGGTGGCGGCTTCGTCGAGCTCGACGTCACCAGCGACAGCCAGTGGGAGGCCGCGGCCGCGCACACCGTCGCGGAGCTCGGCGGGCTCGACATCCTGGTCAACAACGCCGGCATCGAGGTCACGCAGCTCCTCGCCGACACCGACCCGGACGAGATCAAGAAGATGCTCGAGGTCAACATCCTCGGCACCATGCTCGGGATCAAGCACGGCTTCCGCACGATGCGCCCGGGCGGGGCGGCGGGCGGCGGCGGCTCGATCATCAACATCGCCTCGGTCGCCGCCACGATCGCGTTCCCCGCGATCGCGGGCTACTCGGCCACCAAGTCCGGCGTCGACCGGCTCACCCGCGTCGCCGCGATGGAGGCCGGCAAGCTCGGCTACGGCGTGCGCGTCAACTGCCTCTACCCGGGCCTCGTAGCCACCGACATGGGCGTCAAGCTCGCGGTGGAGACGGCCGGGCTCGGCCTGTTCGAGAGCCCCGACGCGGCCGTCGGCGCCGTCATCGAGCTGACGCCCTCGGGTCGCCTCGGCGAGGTCTCCGACATGGCCGACGCCGTCGTCTTCCTCGCCTCGGACGCGTCGCGGTTCGTCAACGGGGCCGGTCTCCCCGTCGACGGCGGCATGGGCATGTGA
- a CDS encoding TetR/AcrR family transcriptional regulator — protein sequence MSTAEKAGHASGNRSDRVEERRRELADAALTTLSELGYARTSLREIAQNSAFSHGVLHYYFRDKVDLITYCVRQYKAACVLRYDQIVATAGTADALATGFADGLVATLVEDARMHRLWYDLRSQSLFEESFRADVLDIDATLERMVWRIVSRYGELCDRPVPTSPAMTYALFDGLFQQALLHHVAGSPTAGPDLHARALDLLGRLLP from the coding sequence ATGAGCACCGCAGAGAAGGCCGGGCACGCCTCCGGCAACCGGTCCGACAGGGTCGAGGAGCGGCGCCGCGAGCTCGCCGACGCGGCGCTCACGACGCTGTCCGAGCTCGGCTACGCCCGCACCAGCCTGCGCGAGATCGCCCAGAACTCCGCGTTCAGCCACGGCGTCCTGCACTACTACTTCCGCGACAAGGTCGACCTGATCACCTACTGCGTCCGGCAGTACAAGGCCGCCTGCGTGCTGCGCTACGACCAGATCGTCGCCACAGCCGGCACCGCCGACGCCCTGGCCACCGGGTTCGCCGACGGGCTGGTCGCCACGCTCGTCGAGGACGCCCGGATGCACCGGCTCTGGTACGACCTGCGCTCGCAGTCGCTGTTCGAGGAGTCCTTCCGCGCCGACGTCCTCGACATCGACGCCACGCTCGAGCGCATGGTCTGGCGCATCGTCAGCCGCTACGGCGAGCTGTGCGACCGCCCGGTGCCCACCTCCCCCGCCATGACCTACGCCCTGTTCGACGGGCTGTTCCAGCAGGCGCTGCTGCACCACGTCGCGGGCTCCCCCACCGCGGGCCCCGACCTGCACGCCCGCGCGCTCGACCTCCTCGGCCGCCTCCTGCCGTGA